Proteins encoded in a region of the Benincasa hispida cultivar B227 chromosome 2, ASM972705v1, whole genome shotgun sequence genome:
- the LOC120072276 gene encoding probable receptor-like protein kinase At5g20050 yields MEDKKANIIALSLILSLILLLILARVFLKLSKSFFLICGIDVSLTAAILVYMIIRLRFNRRRKQLESQLVSEGRELRIEYSFLRKVAGVPTKFRYKELEEATDYFRALIGRGSSGSVFKGILKDGTAVAVKRIEGENRGDKEFRAEVSAIASVQHINLVRLIGYCTNSSGPRFLVYEFVSNGSLDCWIFPKKPKHKNRNRPGGCLAWDLRYRVAIDVAKALAYLHHDCRSRILHLDVKPENILLDENYRAIVSDFGLSKLMGKDESRIMISMRGTRGYLAPEWLLENGISEKSDVYSYGMVLLELVGGQRNVSVVENGEDRSKRKWQYFPRIVSAKMKEGKLMEAVDKRLLETGTIDEREVRKLVCVGLWCIQETAKLRPTMATVVDMLEGRITVEEPPDTEMLVVDLLSINEEMMDSHERPKIVPFVERMNDRNLPSSSTTSCSYAFSVLSAR; encoded by the coding sequence ATGGAGGATAAGAAAGCCAACATAATTGCTCTTTCCTTAATCCTCTCCCTCATCCTTCTCCTCATTCTTGCTCGAGTTTTCCTCAAACTTTCCAAGTCTTTTTTCCTCATTTGTGGGATCGATGTCTCACTCACCGCCGCTATCTTGGTCTACATGATCATCAGACTACGATTCAACCGGAGAAGAAAACAGCTCGAGTCTCAGTTAGTTTCCGAAGGTCGAGAGCTTCGGATCGAGTACAGTTTTTTAAGAAAAGTCGCCGGAGTTCCGACCAAGTTCCGGTACAAAGAGCTCGAGGAGGCCACCGACTATTTCAGAGCGTTGATAGGGCGAGGATCCTCCGGTTCCGTCTTCAAAGGGATCCTCAAAGACGGCACTGCAGTAGCCGTCAAGCGGATCGAAGGCGAGAATCGAGGAGACAAAGAGTTTCGAGCGGAGGTATCCGCCATTGCTAGTGTTCAACATATAAATCTCGTTCGTCTAATTGGTTACTGTACTAATTCATCTGGACCTCGATTTCTCGTTTACGAATTCGTATCGAATGGATCGTTAGATTGCTGGATTTTCCCCAAAAAACCTAAGCACAAGAATCGAAATCGCCCTGGCGGTTGCTTAGCTTGGGATCTGAGATATAGAGTCGCCATTGATGTAGCTAAGGCCCTAGCCTACCTTCACCATGATTGCCGATCGAGAATCTTACACCTCGATGTGAAGCCGGAAAACATCCTCCTCGATGAAAATTACAGAGCAATCGTATCGGATTTCGGATTGTCGAAACTGATGGGGAAAGACGAGAGCCGAATAATGATATCCATGAGAGGGACGAGGGGATATTTAGCTCCGGAATGGCTATTGGAGAACGGAATTTCAGAGAAATCCGACGTTTACAGCTACGGAATGGTTCTTCTGGAACTCGTCGGAGGTCAGAGAAACGTGAGCGTAGTTGAAAATGGAGAAGACAGATCTAAGAGGAAATGGCAGTATTTTCCTCGAATCGTGAGTGCGAAgatgaaggaaggaaaattaaTGGAAGCTGTAGATAAAAGGCTCCTGGAAACGGGGACGATCGATGAAAGAGAGGTACGGAAACTGGTTTGTGTGGGTTTATGGTGTATACAAGAGACGGCGAAGCTGAGGCCGACGATGGCGACGGTTGTGGATATGCTTGAAGGCCGCATCACGGTGGAGGAGCCGCCGGATACTGAAATGCTCGTCGTTGATTTGTTGTCTATTAATGAAGAGATGATGGATAGCCATGAGAGGCCGAAGATTGTTCCGTTTGTGGAGAGGATGAACGATAGAAACCTTCCTTCGTCTTCGACGACGTCGTGTTCGTACGCCTTCTCTGTACTCTCCGCTCGATGA